The region CGGGTGACCATTCCGTCACTCGCGCACTTTCCGCTGATGTTATGCGGGAAATAAAAGCGCATTATCCGCAAGCGGAAATAACCTATCGCGATGTGGTTCGCGACGAAATAAACCATTTAACCGCAGATATTGCCGCCGGATTTCGCGTTGTTCCCGGTAGTCAACCGACAAGCGACAGGCAGCCGGAGCACCAGATTTCACAGCAACTGGTCGATGAATTCCTGGCGCATGACCTGATTGTTATCGCGGCGCCAATGTATAACTTCTCCGTTTCCAGTCAGTTAAAAGCCTGGCTGGACAGGCTTGCGCAACCGGGAAAAACCTTTCAGTACACCGCCACCGGGCCGGTAGGGCTGGCGGAGGGAAAACAGGTGTTGATTATTTCAGCCCGCGGCGGCTTTTATTTACAGCCGCCTTTTGATGGCATGGATTTCCAGGAGAAATATCTGCGTGCCTTTTTCGGTTTTCTGGGTATTGACGCTATTCATATTATCCGCGCGGAAGGTACCTCGAAAGGGGATGACATTAAACACCAGCACATTGCCGCCGCGCGATCGGCAATTAATAACATTATTGCTGCGCTGCCATTACATTAACCTGCGGAAAATAAATTATGTTATATGCAATTACGCTTACTTACGCCAGTGAACCGGATATTCTCGGTGCGTATGTTGATGCGCACAAATTGTGGCTGGGCGAGATGATCAAAAAAGGGCATATTATTTTCGCCGGGCCGCTGCAAAATAAACCGGGTGGATTTATCCTGGCGACGGCCAGCGACAGCCAGAGTCTGGAAAATGACATAGAACGCGATCCTTTTGTTAAATTTGGCCTGGTCAGCGTCGATATTGCGGTTATCGAGCCAGCTCTTTGCTCCGCGCATTTCCTGCGCGAATGGGCGGGGGAGGCAAAAGCGCTATAGCCTGACCGAAAACGGCAACAGGGAGGCTGCGCTCAGCCGCCTCCCTTGCGCATTGCAGGCCAGTCAGGATGGCGTACGCGCTGACAGGTTTCCGCGCGACGGGCGCGCTGCCCCATGCCATATGGCGTTGCGGCAGGGACATTTCTGACAAAATTATTATTTTCGCGTCATGTTTGCGTAAGTATCACTCCGCTAAGGTGGATGCTCCTGTTCTCAAGGAGGTTTCAACCATGGGTATGCAACACGCGGTGATTCTTGAGATCCAGCAATGGATTGACGATAACCTTGAAAGGCCGCTACGGATCGAGGATGTCGCCACGCGGGCGGGGTATTCGAAATGGCATCTTCAGCGCCTGTTCCAGCAAGTGATTCAGATACCGCTTGGCATCTATATCCGCGAGAAAAAGCTGGAAAGCGCCGCGCATGAACTGCTGGCGACTGAGCAGTCGATTATGGCTATCTCCACTAAATACGGTTATGACTCGCAGCAGACTTTTACACGCACCTTTACGCGCAAATACCAGATGCCGCCCGGCGTCTGGCGACGCCAGCATCAGCGCTAAGGAAAAAAGCGTAATGAAAGGAAAACGTGCGGGAAAAGACGGTGAATAAAAGGCGGCTTGTGCCGCCTTTTTGCTGGTTCAGAACTGGTAAACCATACCCACTGCCACCACGTCATCGGTGTTGATACCGGCGGCGGCGGTGAATTTATCTTCATCAATCAGGTTGATTTTATAATCAACAAACATGTTGAAGTTCTTGTTGAAGTAATAGGTGGCACCGAGATCGACATATTTTTCGATATCCTGATCGCCATATTTATCACCTGCGCTGTTGCTGCCAATATTCTTCCCTTTCAGCGCGTTATACGCCACGAATGGCTGCAAGCCAAAGTCGAACTGGTAGCTGGCGTACGCTTCAAAAATCTGTGATTCGTTAGCGTAGCCGTAGGCGGTCGTCGTATCGGAAGCACTGCCAAAACGCGAAGCGTTATAAGCCTGAGTAAACATCGCCGCCAGGTAGATATTATTGGCGTCATATTTAATTGCGCCAGAATAGGCTTCGGCGCGATCGCCATTACCGAGGATATTGGTGGCGGTATTTTGCTCTTCTGTCCGTTTGGCGCTGGTCATGGCACCAACAACGCTTACGCCCGCGCCAATGTTATATTCCACGGATAAGCCGTAGCCGTCGCCGTTCTGGCGTAATACATTTCGACCGGCGCCGGATTCGCCGCCGCCATCATTTTTGCCCTGGTACTGCAGGGAGAAATTCAGGCCGTCAACCAGACCGAAGAAATCCGTATTGCGGTAGGTCAGCATGCCGTTGCCACGGCTAAACATAAATTGGTCGGAACCGTATGTCATGCCATCGAATTCGGGCTGCATATCGGTATAACCGAGGGAGTCATATAAAACACCTTTGTTACGGCCATAATCCACTGAACCGTAATTGGCGAATTTTAACCCGGCGAAGCCATAACGCGTGCGTGGCGTATTGGTATCACCTTCCGATTTATTAGCGTCAATATGCATTTGCCACTGGCCGTAGCCGGTCAGTTGGTCATTAATCTGCGTTTCACCGCGAAAGCCAAGACGCATATAAGTCTGGTCGCCGTCCCAACCGCTGTTATCAGAAAAATAATGTTCTGCTGATACCAAACCATATAAGTCTAACTTATTACCGTCTTTATTATATATTTCCGCCGCCTGTACTGACGAGCACAGTACCGCAGCAGAGACGAAAAGACTCAGTTGAGAGATTTTCATATAAATAAACCCTTGATGTTTGCCACTGTGTTTTTTAATAACAACAAGAATACACT is a window of Enterobacter sp. R4-368 DNA encoding:
- a CDS encoding NAD(P)H-dependent oxidoreductase, giving the protein MKILHIDSSISGDHSVTRALSADVMREIKAHYPQAEITYRDVVRDEINHLTADIAAGFRVVPGSQPTSDRQPEHQISQQLVDEFLAHDLIVIAAPMYNFSVSSQLKAWLDRLAQPGKTFQYTATGPVGLAEGKQVLIISARGGFYLQPPFDGMDFQEKYLRAFFGFLGIDAIHIIRAEGTSKGDDIKHQHIAAARSAINNIIAALPLH
- a CDS encoding helix-turn-helix domain-containing protein, coding for MGMQHAVILEIQQWIDDNLERPLRIEDVATRAGYSKWHLQRLFQQVIQIPLGIYIREKKLESAAHELLATEQSIMAISTKYGYDSQQTFTRTFTRKYQMPPGVWRRQHQR
- a CDS encoding YciI family protein; the protein is MLYAITLTYASEPDILGAYVDAHKLWLGEMIKKGHIIFAGPLQNKPGGFILATASDSQSLENDIERDPFVKFGLVSVDIAVIEPALCSAHFLREWAGEAKAL
- the ompC gene encoding porin OmpC, whose product is MKISQLSLFVSAAVLCSSVQAAEIYNKDGNKLDLYGLVSAEHYFSDNSGWDGDQTYMRLGFRGETQINDQLTGYGQWQMHIDANKSEGDTNTPRTRYGFAGLKFANYGSVDYGRNKGVLYDSLGYTDMQPEFDGMTYGSDQFMFSRGNGMLTYRNTDFFGLVDGLNFSLQYQGKNDGGGESGAGRNVLRQNGDGYGLSVEYNIGAGVSVVGAMTSAKRTEEQNTATNILGNGDRAEAYSGAIKYDANNIYLAAMFTQAYNASRFGSASDTTTAYGYANESQIFEAYASYQFDFGLQPFVAYNALKGKNIGSNSAGDKYGDQDIEKYVDLGATYYFNKNFNMFVDYKINLIDEDKFTAAAGINTDDVVAVGMVYQF